In Hoplias malabaricus isolate fHopMal1 chromosome 6, fHopMal1.hap1, whole genome shotgun sequence, a single window of DNA contains:
- the LOC136700402 gene encoding retinal cone rhodopsin-sensitive cGMP 3',5'-cyclic phosphodiesterase subunit gamma-like, which produces MNTAPPAGSALATPSAGAGPTTPKKGPPKFKQRQARTFKSKAPKPGQKGFGDDIPGMEGLGTDFTVVCPWEAFGDMELSDLAKYGII; this is translated from the exons ATGAACACAGCGCCCCCAGCAGGCAGTGCCCTGGCAACTCCGTCAGCCGGAGCTGGACCCACCACGCCAAAGAAAGGGCCACCCAAATTCAAGCAGAGGCAGGCCCGCACATTCAAGAGCAAAGCACCTAAACCTGGACAGAAAGG GTTTGGGGATGACATCCCTGGAATGGAGGGGCTTGGCACAG ACTTCACAGTCGtgtgtccctgggaggccttcGGGGACATGGAGCTCAGCGACCTGGCCAAATATGGCATTATTTAA